ATTGGCAACCTCTTGCTCGGATTTGCTGACCAGCACTTCATCGGGGCCAACGCTGGGCGAGATAAAGGTTGGTTCAACTCGCAGCGCCTCGGCAAAACAGCGCTGAGCCAATTCGTGAGCACCATGGGCTTGGTGCATCAAACCCATGTAATACAAAGGCTCGCCAGCGTAAGGCCGCAATTCACGGGCCGAGGTAAAGTGAATATAGGCGCGGCCAGCATCATCGAGCATTTGATAGGCACGACCAAGCGCAAAATGGGCCTCGTACAAGCCATTATTATGCTCAAGGGCTTCTTTGAATGCACCGATTGCCCGATCAATCTGGCGCATCGCGCCGAAGGCCACACCTAAATTGTAGTGGGCTTCAGCTAATTGCGGGTCGGTTTGTACCGATTCCAAATATTCGCGCTGAGCAGTTGGCCAATCATCTTGAAAAGCACAAGCATTGCCAATATACAGATAAATAATCGCCCGTTCGCGATCGTAGATTTGCGATTTCTCATCGCCTTCAACATAGGCAGCGATTAATGCAGTTTTAAAATGCTCGATTGCATCAGGATAATTGGCGGCCAAATAGGCTTTGATCCCGCGCCCAAACGCAGCACCCAAGCGCGTTCCAGCCATAAAACGCTCGCTCCCAGCAAAGGTATCGAGGTCCAGCGGCATTACATTCAAAGTGTCAACATTGGTAGTCATAACAGTTCCCTTAGGACGATCCTTTGGTGGATTGAAGCAAGCGATATTCTTCGATCACTGGGCGCAATTGCGCTTGGAGTTCACGGGCAATCCCACGGCCAAATTGGCTGGATACCATTTCATTCAGCGGGCGCAACAATTCTAAACATTGGTCGGGTGTACGGGTTGTGCCCACCAAACTCAAGGCTTGCCACCACTCGTCAGCTGTGATTGGCCCAACCACATCGGCCACGATGCTATGCATTTCATCGAGCAAGTTTGCCAAGCGCCGCCGGACTAGCACCATCGTCACATCATCGTGTTTAAGCTGGCCTTGAGTCCATGCCCGAACTTCGCTGAGCACGCGGGCCATCAAGGCGCGAGGCTTGAGATGGCCAACTGCTTGTAATAGGCTTTGAAAGCGTGGGTAGCCATACAATACTTGGTGTTCATTGGTCGCTTCAACAATGCCATCAGTGTACAACATGACCGAATCGCCATAGTTCAGTTGTAAGATGGATTCACTATAACAATCAATTTCCATAACCCCAAGCGGCACACCTGACGTTTCGATTTCAATCACTTGATTATTGATCACAATCAGATAATTGTGACCAGCATTCGCCAAGTGCATCATGCCCGTTTGCGGGTCGATTAAGGCATACAGCATCGTAACCATGCCTTGGGGCATTTCTTCGATCAAAATATTATTCACGGCTGCTAAGGTTTGGCCTGGTGATTGGCCGCGCCGCACTTCAGCCCGAAATACCGTTCGCGCCACCGCCATCCGCAATGCTGCGGGTAAGCCTTTGCCGCTGACATCGCCAATCATAATGCCCTGGGTACCATTGACCGCCAGAAAATCGTAGAGGTCGCCGCCAAGCTCACGCGCTGGCAATGAGACCGCGCTCATTTCCCAGCCAGGCAGACGTGGCACGGTTTCGAGCATCAAGCCCTGTTGCAAATCGCGTGCCAATTGCAAATCTTGTTCCAACTCAGCTTGGCGTTGGTCGATCACTGGCGCTGCGGGCGGCGTTGGCACTGGTGGCTCAAGCGCAACCGCCACACGACCTTGGGCGCGGTGACTGAGCAGTGAACTATAGATTGCTGATTGTGCTTTTTGCATAGTTTTAGAATGTTCCTTGGCTGGCTTCTAATCCGCCAATCCAGCGTTCACAAGCAGAACGCAACCACCCCACGGCGATTCCATCGATTACGGTGCTACTTGAATGGTGCGCCAATTTGCGCAAGGCATGTTGATAATAACGTAAGGCGGCGGTTGACCGCCCTTGATGGCGATAACTTTCAGCTAAATGAAAGGCAATCGTCGGCGAATCAGGCACCAAATAGCTGGCTCGCTCAAGATAATTGATCGCTTTATCCCATGCGCCTTGGTTGAGTTCGATCATCCCCAGCACCACATAGGCAGCATCTTGTAGCACATCAAGCTCTAAAGCACGCCGCGCCTCAGCCGCCGCTTGCTCATGTTGGCCAAGATCGGCGTGTAGTTGTGCGGCTAAAGCCAAAATTGCTGGCTGGCGTTGGTTGGGTGCAATACTCGCCAACAGGCTTAATCCACGTCGCTGCTGACCTTGACCGCGCAATTTCCGTGCTTCATCCAATAAGCTCGTCACATCGGGCGGCTTACTTGGGCTAGCTGGCGCTAATGGCCGTGTGCTTGGGCGGGGCCGCGCTAGTGCTGGTTCGGCTGGCTTATTCAGCGGCTTGGTAATTGGCCGTTCGCTCAAGTTGGGGCGTGGTTTGGGCTGACCATCGCCTTTACGATAGATAAATGCCCCAGCTACCTCGACCGTTTCAAAGCGATCAAAAATGCCCCACAGCGATTCGGAAAAGCCCAAGAGCAAATAGCCACCAACCGCCATCGCCGCATAAATCCGTTCGATCAATTGGCGACATGTTTCCAGCTGAAAATAGATCGTGACATTCTGGCAAAATACCACATCAAGCTGATAGGCCCAATGTGGTAGGGCATCGAGCAAATTGTGCTGCTCAAATTGTACCAAGGATCGCACGGCTTCGCTGACGCGCAAGGCTCCGTTGGCTTGCTGCTCAAACCATTGTCTGTAGTCGGCTTGCACATTGGCCAGCGAACGCCCACGATACTCGGCGGTGATCGCTCGCTCCAAGGGCACATTGCTCAAATCGGTGGCCCAAATCGAAATCGGGCGGCTCGGCGGATTGCCCCATTGCTGCAAGCCAACCATGGCCATACTATAGGGTTCCTCGCCAGTTGAGCAGCCAGCACTCCAACAACGCAATGGCCGCAAGGGCGAACGCGAACGCTGCAATTCAGGAAAAATATGCTCACGCAACGCCCGAAAATGAGCTGGGTTACGAAAAAACTGGGTCTCGTGATTGGCCAAGCGTTCGGCCAACCATTGCAACTCGCTGCCATTGGTCGGGTCTTGAATCCGCAATGTATAGGCAGCGGGGCTAATCTGCAACTGCCGATAACGCTCCTGAACCAGCATGCGGCCTTGGCGCATACGACTATCATCGAGATATAAGCCAGCCCGTTGAGCTAGATAATCGCGGATGATCATCCACTGTTCAGTGCTCAACTCGCTCATCGACGTTCAGTTTCGCTGAGCAACGCCACCAACCGTGGCGCAATCAGATCAGCAGCTAAAAATTCCATGGCAGCCCCAGCTTCCTCTGCCGCCCGTGGCATGCCCCAAATCGCGCTAGTGGCTCGATCTTGGGCGATAGTGCGTGCCCCAGATCGGCGTAAAGCCAACAAGCCTTGGGCTCCATCGCGGCCCATACCTGTCAACAAGACCCCAATCGTCTGTTTGGGCAAGACTTTGGCAGCTGATTGCATCGTCACATCGACCGATGGATAGAGCAAATTATCGGGTTCGGTTTCCAAATGCACCGTCCAGTTAGCATCAACCCGCAAATGGTGGGTATCGGGCGCAACATAGACATGGCCATTTTTCAAGCTGCCACGATGTTGAGCCAATTCCACCGTCAAGGGCGAATGATTGTCCAACCAGTCTACCATTGTACCAACAAATCCCTCGGCGATGTGCTGCACAATGATAATGCTTGCGGGGATGCTCGCAGGCAGGCTATGCAGGAGTTTGTATAACACACGCGGGCCGCCAGTTGAAGCCCCAACCACAATTAGCCAGCGTTGGCTTGGTGGGCTAGCCGAGGCCAATAACAAGGGAATATTGGTTTCGGTGGTTGGCGATTTGCGCCGCCGCCCGCGCAGGTGGGTCACAACTTTAACCCGTGAAAGCACCTTGACCCGATCCAACAGCCGCATGCGATTGGCTTCGCCTTGGGCTAAGGTCAGGTCGGTAGGTTTTTCCCAAACTTCCAAGGCTCCAGCGTTGAGCATTTGAAAGGTTAAATTGCGATCATGGCGAGTCAGTGATGAGGTGATCACCAAAATTGGCGTAGGATGATAGGCCATAATTTCTTCGGTGGCCTGCAAACCATCCATCACCGGCATGCGCACATCCATTGTGATAATATCCGGCTGCAATGCTGCCACCAATTGCACCGCCTCACGGCCATCACGGGCCTCGCCAACCACCTGAATCGTTGGATCACTGGCTAAAATAGTGCTGATGACTCGGCGCGAAACCGCCGAGTCATCGACAACTAACACTCGAATTGGTGCAAGCGGCCCTGTCATCATTACATACCCAACAACAGTTTGACTCGATTGGGCAAATCGAGCAAATCAAGATCTTTGTTGAGATAATCGTCAACTCCAGCTTCAAAACCGGCCCGTTTGTCATCCATCGAAGTCAACATGATAATCGGCAGTTCTTCGAATAAAGGATTGGCACGTAACTGACGGCAAACCTCATAGCCATCAATCCCAGGCATCTGCACATCCAACACCACCAAATCGGGCGTGAGATCGCCGATTTTTTGCAGCGCTTCCTCGCCGCTATAGGCCAAATCGACAGCATAGCCATACATTTCCAGCCGCATTTTGACAATATCGGTAACCAGTTTGCTATCGTCAACAACTAAGATACGTTCACTCATTGAAAAACTCCTCGCAGGGGAATATAGGCCTTCAGGGCTGCGCTACTTTAGCGGCCAAGTAATTGATGAATCGTTTCGAGCAAGTTGCTTTGATCAAACTGGCTTTTGACGATATAGGCTTGTGCCCCAGCCAACAAGCCTTCGCGTCGATCGCTATCGCGGGCCAAGCTGGTGATAATGATAATTGGCAGTTGGCGCAAACGTTCATGGGCACGCACACGGCGGGTTAGCTCAAAGCCAGTTAGCAACGGCATTTCAACATCGCTTACCAGCAGATCGTAGGAATTGTGATTGAGCTTGTCAAGCGCATCTTGGCCGTTAATTGCGGTTTCAACCACATAGCCCGCCGATTGCAGCATTGAGCGTAGTAGTTCGCGGGTGGTAAATGAATCTTCCGCAACCAATAATTTGGCAGGCTGGAGCTTGGTTGGCGCTGGCAAGGCGACTGGTTTGCCCCATTCACGCGCCCGCGCCGCAATCGCCAAGGGATTGAGCACCAACACCAAACGCCCATCAGGCAGGGCAATCGCGCCAGTGCATAATCGCTGTTCATGCAACAATGCGCCCAATGATTTAACCACGACCTCACGTTCATCGACCAATTTATCGACCAATAAGGCCAATGGGCGATTAGCTGGTCCCAAAATCACCAAGTTGGAAATATCCGATGGTTGCGGCAAGGGGCCACGCTGCTCAAGCAAGGGCGCAAGCGCTACAATGCTCACGCTGCGCTCATCGACCCGCACGGTTGGCCGCCCTTCGACGGTCTGAATTTGCCCGCCAGCAACCCGCCGTCCACCTAAACAAGCGGTCGAAGGCAAAGCATAGGTTGTGCCAGCCACATCAAACAATAACACGCGGGTGGTCAACAAAGTAATTGGCAAAATTAGCGTAAATGTTGTGCCTTGGCCGAGCACCGAATGCACATCAACCCGCCCGCCAACCTCGGTCACTGCTGCCCGAACCACATCCATGCCCACGCCACGGCCTGAAACATCGGTGATGATTGCGCTGGTGGAAAAACCAGGCTGCCAGATTAACTCCAAAGCTTCTTCATCACGCAAGCGAGCCGCCGCATCAGCCTCGATAATTCCGCGTTTAATCGCGGTTGCCCGAATTACCGCTGGATCGATCCCACGGCCATCGTCACTGATGATGATTTCAATCGTGCCGCCCAACGAGCGAGCTTCTAGCCGTAAAGTGGCTTCAGCAGGCTTTTTGGCTTTAACCCGATCATCGGGATTTTCGATGCCATGATCAAGTGCGTTGCGCACTAAATGTACCAACGGATCAGCCATTAACTCAATCACTTTGCGGTCGGCCTCGGTGGTTTCGCCTTCGGTGATTAAGTTAACTTCTTTGCCCAACGAACGAGCCAGCTCGCGCACGGCACGCGGAATTGGCGCAAATAAACCAGCAACTGGTTGCAAACGGGTCGCCATCACCTCGGCTTCAAGTTCATCGACCAAGGCCTCGCTGGCAGCGCTATGGCTGCTCCAACGCTCGGTTAGCAAACGCAACTGATTGCGAGTCGATTGGGCTAAATTTTGCAATTGGCTGGCCAATTCGCTGGCCTCGCGCCGTTGCTGAAAGGTCACACGTTGGCCAGTCAAGCGTTCGCTCAATTGTTGGCTCAGACGCTCACTTTTGGTCAATAATTTATCCAAAGCCTCAAGATCAGCGACATGCTCAAGGTGCAATTGGCGGGTCACTACCAACTCACCCGCCGTATTCAACAAGCGATCTAAGCGCGAAATTGGCACACGCACCGTCGAACGGGTACTACTCACGGGCTTGGGGGCTTCGGCTGCGGCTGATTTTTTGGGTTTAGGCTTAGCAACCACTGGTTCAGACTTAGGTTGCTCAAGCACCACTGGCGCTGGCGCTGGTTCTGGTTCGGCCACAGGCGCGACAATTGGCGCAGCTTTGGGTGTTGCTGGAGCCGCAGGCAACGTTTCGCCAGCCGCCAAGGCATTCAATTGCTCCACCAACTGATCAACGTTGGGATCGGTTGGCGGTGGCTCATTAACTTGGGAATTCAGCACTAGCAGCACATCAGCACTGGACAGCAGCACATCGTTAATGCTCGAATTCATGGCCAACATGCCACTGCGCAAGGCTGAAAGCAAACTTTCCATGGTATGCGCCAGACGACCCATATCAACTTGGCCCAGCATGCGAGCCGAGCCTTTGATCGTATGCGCCGCCCGAAAAATCGTATCAATCGCTTCGCGATCGCCTGGGTTTGACTCCAAGGCCAATAAGCCTGTGGTCAAGGCCCGCACATTCTCTTCAGTTTCTTCGCGAAACTGGCCAAAAAATGCTGATAAATCAAAACCGCCCATGCGATAGCTCCTCGCTTAGCGTGTATGTGCCTCGATGTTGACCAACGAATGCAAGCGATTTGCAATCGCGGTGAGTTTGGATGCGGCATCGGCAGTTTGGCGCGAACCAGCCGCCGTTTGACGTGAGACTTCGGCAATTTCACGCATGGTTTCAACAACTTGCTCCGATGCAGTTTGTTGTTGAGCGGTTGCTAGGCTAATTTCTTGGGCTAATTGGGCGGTATGTTCGCCCAAAACCACGATTGAATCCATCTCTTGACCAGCGCGATGGGCCAAACTGACCCCTTGTTCGACTTCTTTAACGCTCTCTTCGGTGGCTAGCACTGAGGCATTAGTTGCAGCCTGAATTTCGGCAATCACATCTTTGACTTCACGTGAAGCGGCCAATGTACGATTAGCCAAACTCTTGACTTCGGCGGCAACCACCGCAAATCGCCGACCATGCTCGCCAGCCCCAGCCGCTTCGATCGCCGCATTCAAGGCCAACAAGTGCGTTTCATCGGAAACATCATCGATCAAAGCAATAATTTCGCTGATATGATGCGAACGTTCGCCCAAACTCAAAACCCGCGAAGAAACCTCTTGCACCCGTTGCTTGATTCGCTCCATACCTTGAATTGCTTCATCAACCGATTGCTGGCCCATCGCCAACGAGGTCAAGGTTTGTTGAGCAGCAATGCTGACTTGATCTGAGGCACTGGCGATTTGTCGCGCGGTAAAGCCCAATTCTTCAATGGTTGATGAAACTTCTGCGACTGCTGAGGCCTGTTCCGTCGCCCCTGAAGCTTGTTGCTGCGAGGCTGCCGATAATTCAGTGGCGGCAAATGACAGATCAGTGCCAAGCTCAATCTGCTGAATATTTTTCTCGATCAATTGTTCATTGGCCCGCATCAGGTCGGAAGTCCATTGCTCGCTCTTGAGTGAATATTCACCTAAAGCCCGGCTAAAAATGGTGGTCAGCACAATCGTCGTGGCCAAACCAACAAAAAACAGCACTGCTCCAACGCCATACACCCCAGCATTATTAGCGGCAGTCAGGGTTGTTACCTGAAATGATGCAAGGCTATCTTTGAGTAGCAGCAACATCCCATAGGCCAAGGTAATCGAAACCCCATAGGCCACAATTTCACGCCAAGTTGCCACCAAGCCCACGATAAATAGCATCACCAGCAATAACGAGACGATCAGACTTTGATCAATGCCACCATAGCGCACGGCACAAGCCAAGGCTGCCAACGAAATCGTGCCAATTAAAACATAGGTCGCAATTTGATCTTGGCCTTGCCGAATCATGCGCAAACTGAGCAAGGCAATTAACCAAACCGCCCCCATCGAGACGAATAAAACCCCAAGGGCATTCCATAATTGCGGATTATTGCGCTCGTAAATCCACGCCACCAAGACCACTAAAAAAGGCACGACCAAGGCAGCCAAGGCGACAATCCGCATAATCACGCGGCGGCGATCAGTCAAATTCGTAAAATCGAGCGAGAAAAGCGAACCTAAATTCGCCATGAGCAGACTCCTTGGCACTGGTCTAGCGCTTGGCATGTACCAGCACAAACAGTTCAAGATCAAGCATGAGGCATGGACGGTCATCGAGCATAATAATGCCCAAAATGCTGGGGTCGAGCAAGCTATCGGAAACTAAACTTGGCAGTGGTTGCAGGCTCAAGGCTGTGCTAATTGGGTCGCCCAATTGATCGACTACCACGCCCATGGCTGTTTGCCCAACCACAAATAAGGCTAAGCGATTGGCTTGTTGGCCAATTGGCTGCTGGAGCCACTGATTTAAGTCAATGACATCGATTGAATTGCTTTGCTGAATCACGCTGCTAATTGGTTGCCCAGTATTCGCAACATAATCCACACCAACCAAAGCAGTTTGGCGAATCAAGACCGTTTGATCGCCAACATTGACTGGATACAGATCGCTGACAACTGCCGGATTAACCATTGATCGACCCAAGCAAGGCATTAAGATCAAGCCAAGTTGCAAAACCAAACGGCGTTGGCAGCAAGCCTCGGCTAGCAACTGTCCCACGATGGGGAGTTGGCTCGGCCAAACTCACATTCAGCATCAACATATCGATCACCTGATCAACCGCAATTGCACAATCGATCTGTTCGTGAACGAGCAAAAAGCGACTGCGCCGGGTTGGGGTAATCGGCTTCATGCCTAAAACCACCCGCATATCAACCACCGTCAGCAAAACCCCGCGCTGATTGATAATGCCCATAATGGCTGTGGCAGTGCCTGGAATTCGGGTTGGATTGCGCCAACGTTCGATGCCACGCGCCTGCTCAACTGGCAAGGCAAACCGTTCTTGATCGAGGATAAAAACCACAAATTGCGCCAATTGATCCTCAACTTGGCTCACAACAGGCTCCCGCATGATTCAATAATGGTTGTATGGCTCAATTGAGCAGCAACCAAGCATTGAATCATCACAAATGGCGCGTTCTAAAGCAGCAAATCGTAGCTTAGCATAGTCGCAAGGTAGCCCAACTGTCAAGCGTACTAAAGCAAGTAATTTATAAGGATGAGGGATGAGGGGTCAGGTTTCAGGGGCGAGGGCTAGAAGTTCATGCAGAGCCACTAAGAAGGAGGAATTATGAGGGATGAAAGCAACCATCAAAAATTGAGGATCACGCTATTCAACGCAGAGGCGCAGAGAAAAATGAGGGAACAGATGTCAGGGTCAGCAGAAATTGGGACTTTGGGATAAGCAACCTTCGTGGCCTTCGTGCTCTTCGTGGATCAAAATAATCTTCGTGCCCTTCGTGGATCAAAACTATGAGCCTGATCCCCGATCCCTAACCCCTGATCCCTAACACCTATGCCCGATAGGCTTGCAATTGGTTGATTAAATTGCGGCCAGTAATGGGCTTGGCAAGGCTTAGGCGACCAGTGGTGCGGGGTTGGGGCAGGTCGGTCAGCAAAATATAATTCTGATGATCGCGGCAATTGAGCGTATTGCTGTGCTCGGTTGAAATTGCTTCATCAAGGATGATAAATTCTGGTTGATATTGCTCGTTCAGTTGAGCAGCGAGGGTGCAGGAATCGGCTTCGTAGACTGTATAGCCTGCCCGGCGAAGATGATATTTCATAAGCGTTCGGGTGATCCAATCGGGATCAACCAGCAAAACAGTCTTTAGCATACTTAACATCCTTATAGTGATGGATCATTTGGGCAACCATCACCACCACTATAAGAATGTAAGTTTACGAGTAAGATTACAAGCCGCGCCGTGGTTGCACGTCGAACACGTAACCCACGCCTCGCACGGTTTTTAAGTAGATTGGCTTGGATGGGTTGTCCTCAAGTTTGGTGCGCAACGAGCGAATTCGCACCCACAACGAGGATTGATCGCCCTCTTCGCCCAAACCCCAAGCCTTACGCAACAGGGTCGTGGTTGCCACCGCCACAGTTGGAGTTTGCAACAGCAAATACAACACCCGTAGCTCAATCGGCTCCAACGGAATCGCCTCGCCTTTGCGCAACAGAATATGTTGACCAAAATTGACTGAAAGATCTTCGTCAATTACGACCAACTCGCCCGGATGCAAGCCACCTTCATACGATTTAGTCAGCAGCTTGTTAACCCGCGCTCGCAATTCAGGGTAGCGGTAGGGCTTGGTCATATAATCATCGGCATGCTGTTCGAGGCCGCGCACGGTGGTAGCCTCATCGGAAATTGAGGTCAGCATAATCACTGGAATTTCCACATAGCGCCGCAAACGGTCTGACAACTCAAAACCGGTCATGCCAGGCATCATCAAATCGAGAATCGCCAGATCAGGCCATGAACTTTCAACCATCGTTAGCGCCGATTGGCCTGATTCTGCCGCCATCACCTCAAAACCATCGTTAAGCAAATTGCTCACGAGCGTGCGGCGAATAATCGTGTCATCATCAACTACAAGAATACGCCATCGTGCTGGCATCGGGTGTTACTCCTTCCAAGGTAGCTGCACGGTGACAGTCGTCCCCTTGCCTACTTGGCTATCTACGCTAATTGTGCCGCCATGAGCACCAACTGCTAAATTACAAAAGGTCAAGCCCAACCCAGTGCCCCGTGATTGGGCTGTAGTACGGCCTTGATAAAATTTATCGAAAATATGCGGAATATCTTCGGCAGCAATTCCCTGCCCCGTATCGCTCACGTTCAGGGTAATCAGTTGCTGCACTTGATCAATCGTGCCAACGACGCGAATTGTACCACCTGGTCGCGTCCATTTGATGCCATTGCTCACCAAATTGGCCAATACCCGTACCATTTTATGCTCATCAAGCACCACCAATGGTTCAGCTGGTAGATCAAGTTCAAAGCTCAGTTGTTGCTCAACCGTGATCCCCAAGACTTGCTCACTCAACAATTCACCCAAACGTTGCAGGCTGGTGGTTTCTTGGCTAAGCATCAAGCGGCCTGCCTCAGCCTTATACACATCGAGCAAATCATCAATCAGGCGTTGTTGGGCAGCTCCGGCTCGAAAACCAAGCTCGACAAACAATTTGCCATCATCATCAAGTTGGGTGGTCATCAAGGCATCAAAGCAGCCAACCATGCCCGCCAACGGTGCGCGTAAGTCGTGGGTCAGCATCTGAATAAAACCATCGCGGCTATCTTCAGCTTCGCGCAAACGGGTGTAAACCGCAGCGTTGGTTAAGGCGACGCTTAATTGATCAGTCAGGGCTTTGATCAAGGTTTCTAGCTCGGTGCGGAAGAAATTGCGCTGAGGATGCACCAAGATAAACACCCCAATGATCGTATTTTGGGCATAATTATGCAATGGCAAGGCCAGTGCCGAGCCAATTTCCTCACGATCATCATAAAAATGCTTCCAGCGGGGATCATTCTGGGCATCTTCGACAATTTGGACTTCGCCAGTACGCAAGGCATATGAAGCCAAGCCTTCACGCAACACCGCCTGAATCGCTTGCTCAGCCTCGGCAGGCGGCAAATGTGGCCGAAACAAGATCCGCCGCCAAACCCGATTTTGATCATCGAGCAGCAACACGCTACCACGGCTGGCTCCCAGCAGTTCATTGATCGCATTCAAGGCTTCGGGCAGCACTTGATCAATATCCAATGAGCGATGCAAGGTTTGCGAAACCCGATAGAGAAAGCGCAAACGTTCTTGTTCACGATGCAATGCCCGCCGTGTATGCTTCAGGCGCAGCAGCACCCGCATTCGAGCCAACAATTCATCACGATTAACGGGCTTGGTAACGTAATCATCAGCGCCCAAATCCAAACCAGTTACCGTGTCGGCGGTGGTTTGTTTGGCCGAAACAAAGATAATTGGAATAAATGGCAGATGATTGCGCTCACGAATTGCCTGAAGCGTTTGATAGCCATCCATCTCCGGCATCATCACGTCAAGCAAAATCAAATCGGGGACTTGTTGTTCGAGCATGGTCAAGGCTTCGAAGCCGCTACGAGCACAGGCAGTGGCATAACCAGCGCGTTCCAACATCCGCTGTAACACCATCACATTGGTGGTTTGATCATCCACAATCAAAATTAGTTCGGGTGTTGCTTGCATTCCTGTGCTCCATGCGCTGAAAATTACGAAGCTGACGCTAGCTCAGAAAGTTCCATCCAGCGTTCGTAGCTTTGTTCTAAGCTTTGGCTGACCTGCTCAAGTTCATTGTGCAAACGGGTATAGGCTTGATAATCGCTGCCTGCATTATTCAATGCTTCATTCAATTCGTTTTGGCGGGCTTCCAGTTTGGCGATGGTTTTTTCGAGTTCGCTCAATTCGCGTTGCTCTTTGAAGCCCAGTTTACGCGGTTTTTGCTCGCGCGGGCGCTCTTGAGTTGACGGTTTGGTTACAGCTTTGAGCGCGGCTTGTTCGCGTTCGTAGACTTCACGATAAGCCGAGTAGTCGCCTGGAAAGTGGCGTACCTTGCCATCGCCCTCGAAAATCAGCAAATGATCAACCGTGTTATCGAGAAACGCCCGATCGTGCGAGACGATAATCACTGCACCATTAAATTGCTCAATATATTCTTCCAAAATCGCAATCGTCTGCACATCAAGATCGTTGCTGGGTTCGTCGAGCAGCAGCACATTGGGGTTACGCATCAAGGTTCGCAATAAATAAAGGCGGCGGCGTTCGCCCCCCGACAAGCTGTGGATATAATCCCAATGCTGATTATTGGGGAATAAGAAGCGCTCAAGCATTTGGCTGGCGGTACGCAAACCCTCGCCTGTTTGCACTAACTCAGCACCATCGCTGACATAATCAATCAAGCGTTGGTTGGGGTTGAGATCGCTGCTACTTTGATCGTAATAGGCCACATGGATGGTTTCACCCACCACCAATTCGCCGCTATCAGGCTGCAAACGGCCTGCGATTAAATTGAGTAAGGTCGATTTGCCAACCCCGTTGGGACCGATAATTCCCAAACGATCGTCGCGAGTAAGTTGATATTCAAAATTGTGCAGCAAGGTTTTGCCAGCAATTTGCTTATTTACCCCATGCATTTCGATCAGCTTTTTGCCAATCCGCCGTCCGCTCGATTCAAGCTCCAATGTGCCACGTTCTTGACGACGCTCTTGGTTGATCAAGGCATTGGCGCGATCAACGCGGGCTTGTTGTTTAGTGGTTCGGGCTTGCGCACCTTGACGCAGCCAAGCCAACTCACGGCGCACCTCGTTGCGATGGTCAAGTTCAGCCTTGGCGCGTTGGCGTTCGCGCTCAATTCGCTCGACCACAAAACGCTCGTAATTACCAGGGTAGGAAAAGAGTTGATGATCTTCAAGCTCAACAATCGCCGTCACCACCCGATCCAAGAAATAGCGATCGTGGGTGATCAGCAGCAACGCGCCTTGCAAATTGGCTAAATAA
This genomic interval from Herpetosiphon gulosus contains the following:
- a CDS encoding response regulator, whose protein sequence is MQATPELILIVDDQTTNVMVLQRMLERAGYATACARSGFEALTMLEQQVPDLILLDVMMPEMDGYQTLQAIRERNHLPFIPIIFVSAKQTTADTVTGLDLGADDYVTKPVNRDELLARMRVLLRLKHTRRALHREQERLRFLYRVSQTLHRSLDIDQVLPEALNAINELLGASRGSVLLLDDQNRVWRRILFRPHLPPAEAEQAIQAVLREGLASYALRTGEVQIVEDAQNDPRWKHFYDDREEIGSALALPLHNYAQNTIIGVFILVHPQRNFFRTELETLIKALTDQLSVALTNAAVYTRLREAEDSRDGFIQMLTHDLRAPLAGMVGCFDALMTTQLDDDGKLFVELGFRAGAAQQRLIDDLLDVYKAEAGRLMLSQETTSLQRLGELLSEQVLGITVEQQLSFELDLPAEPLVVLDEHKMVRVLANLVSNGIKWTRPGGTIRVVGTIDQVQQLITLNVSDTGQGIAAEDIPHIFDKFYQGRTTAQSRGTGLGLTFCNLAVGAHGGTISVDSQVGKGTTVTVQLPWKE
- a CDS encoding ABC-F family ATP-binding cassette domain-containing protein; its protein translation is MNIINLETISKAYGPKVLFENISLGLASGDRIGLIGVNGSGKSTLLKIAAGLEQPDTGRVTLRKDCRIGYLAQDPPMDANQTVLDYVYAAAGEGANLLSQYTLASVQLEQDPNDAKALAAVAELSERLTTLDAWDTELSARTVLSRLGITTLDAPLGTLSGGQRKRVAMARVLIEKPDLLILDEPTNHIDPTTVAWLEGYLANLQGALLLITHDRYFLDRVVTAIVELEDHQLFSYPGNYERFVVERIERERQRAKAELDHRNEVRRELAWLRQGAQARTTKQQARVDRANALINQERRQERGTLELESSGRRIGKKLIEMHGVNKQIAGKTLLHNFEYQLTRDDRLGIIGPNGVGKSTLLNLIAGRLQPDSGELVVGETIHVAYYDQSSSDLNPNQRLIDYVSDGAELVQTGEGLRTASQMLERFLFPNNQHWDYIHSLSGGERRRLYLLRTLMRNPNVLLLDEPSNDLDVQTIAILEEYIEQFNGAVIIVSHDRAFLDNTVDHLLIFEGDGKVRHFPGDYSAYREVYEREQAALKAVTKPSTQERPREQKPRKLGFKEQRELSELEKTIAKLEARQNELNEALNNAGSDYQAYTRLHNELEQVSQSLEQSYERWMELSELASAS